The proteins below come from a single Mycobacterium parmense genomic window:
- a CDS encoding ribonuclease J, translating into MDVDFAPPGPLVAGGLRVTALGGISEIGRNMTVLEHLGKLLIIDCGVMFPTHDEPGVDLILPDLRHIEDRLDDIEALVLTHAHEDHIGGIPFLLRLRPDIPVVGSRFTLALVAAKCREHRLKPAFVEVAEGQTSRHGVFECRYFAVNHSIPDALAIAVTTGAGTILHTGDIKLDQLPLDGRPTDLPGMSRLGDAGVDLFLCDSTNSEIPGVGPSESEVGPTLHRLIRGAEGRVIVACFASNVDRVQQIIDAAVALGRRVSFVGRSMVRNMGIARDLGFLRVDDSDLLDIAAAETMPPERVVLITTGTQGEPMSALSRMSRGEHRSITLTAGDLIVLSSSLIPGNEEAVYGVIDSLAKIGARVVTNAQARVHVSGHAYAGELLFLYNGVRPRNVMPVHGTWRMLRANAQLAARAGVPRESILLAENGVSVDLVSGRASIAGAVPVGKMFVDGLITGDVGDITLGERLILSSGFVAVTVVVTRGTGRPVGPPQLHSRGFSEDPKALEPAVRKVGAELESLVAAGVTDPGRIAQGVRRTVGKWVGETYRRQPMIVPTVIEV; encoded by the coding sequence GTGGATGTAGACTTCGCTCCCCCGGGACCGTTGGTCGCGGGTGGGCTGCGGGTCACGGCGCTCGGGGGCATCAGCGAGATCGGCCGCAACATGACGGTCCTCGAGCACCTCGGCAAACTGCTGATCATCGACTGCGGCGTGATGTTCCCCACCCACGACGAGCCCGGCGTCGACCTGATCCTGCCCGACCTGCGCCACATCGAGGACCGCCTCGACGACATCGAGGCGCTGGTGCTGACCCATGCGCACGAAGACCACATCGGCGGCATCCCGTTCCTGCTCAGGCTGCGGCCGGACATTCCGGTTGTCGGGTCGAGGTTCACCCTCGCGCTGGTGGCCGCCAAGTGCCGCGAGCACCGGCTCAAGCCCGCGTTCGTCGAGGTCGCCGAGGGCCAGACCAGCAGGCACGGCGTCTTCGAGTGCCGGTACTTCGCGGTCAACCACTCGATACCGGACGCGCTCGCCATCGCCGTGACCACCGGCGCGGGAACCATCCTGCACACCGGCGACATCAAACTCGACCAGCTGCCGCTGGACGGCCGGCCGACCGACCTGCCCGGCATGTCCCGCCTCGGCGACGCCGGGGTGGACCTGTTTCTCTGCGACTCAACGAATTCCGAGATCCCCGGCGTGGGCCCTTCGGAGAGCGAGGTGGGCCCGACGCTGCACCGGTTGATCCGGGGGGCCGAGGGGCGGGTCATCGTGGCGTGCTTCGCCTCCAACGTGGATCGGGTGCAGCAGATCATCGACGCCGCCGTGGCGCTGGGCCGGCGGGTGTCCTTCGTCGGGCGTTCCATGGTGCGCAACATGGGCATCGCCCGCGACCTCGGTTTCCTGCGGGTGGACGATTCCGACCTGCTCGACATCGCCGCCGCCGAGACGATGCCGCCCGAGCGCGTGGTGCTGATCACCACCGGCACTCAGGGCGAGCCGATGTCGGCGCTGTCAAGGATGTCGAGGGGCGAGCACCGCAGCATCACGCTGACCGCGGGCGACCTGATCGTGTTGTCGTCGTCGCTCATCCCGGGCAACGAGGAGGCGGTCTACGGTGTCATCGACTCGCTGGCCAAGATCGGGGCCCGCGTCGTCACCAATGCGCAAGCGCGAGTGCATGTTTCGGGTCACGCCTACGCGGGGGAGCTGCTGTTCCTCTACAACGGGGTGCGGCCGCGCAACGTGATGCCGGTGCACGGCACGTGGCGGATGCTGCGGGCGAACGCCCAACTCGCGGCCCGCGCCGGGGTGCCGCGCGAGTCGATCCTGTTGGCCGAGAACGGCGTCAGCGTCGATTTGGTTTCCGGCAGGGCGTCGATCGCCGGGGCGGTGCCGGTGGGCAAGATGTTCGTCGACGGCCTGATCACCGGCGACGTCGGAGACATCACGCTGGGGGAGCGGCTCATTCTGTCGTCGGGCTTCGTCGCGGTAACGGTGGTGGTCACCCGCGGGACGGGGCGGCCGGTGGGCCCGCCGCAGCTGCATTCGCGCGGATTCTCCGAGGACCCCAAGGCCCTCGAGCCCGCCGTCCGCAAGGTCGGGGCCGAGCTGGAATCGCTTGTCGCCGCGGGCGTCACCGACCCGGGCCGGATTGCGCAGGGCGTGCGGCGCACTGTCGGCAAGTGGGTGGGAGAGACCTACCGGCGCCAGCCGATGATCGTCCCCACCGTCATCGAGGTCTGA
- the dapA gene encoding 4-hydroxy-tetrahydrodipicolinate synthase: MSNVGFEASSRLGTLLTAMVTPFGADGSLDTAAAARLANHLVGAGCDGLVVSGTTGESPTTTDDEKRELLRVVLEAVGDRARVIAGAGTYDTAHSVRLAKACEAEGAHGLLVVTPYYSKPPQSGLIAHFTAVADATALPVLLYDIPPRSVVPIQTETIRTLAEHPNIVGIKDAKGDLHSGGQVMAETGLAYYSGDDALNLPWLAMGATGFISVISHLAAAQLRELLSAFGSGDMATARKINGNLAPLCNAMARLGGVTLSKAGLLLQGIDVGAPRLPQMPATAGQLDELAADMRAASVLR; encoded by the coding sequence GTGAGCAACGTCGGATTCGAGGCGTCCAGCCGGTTGGGAACCCTGCTGACCGCCATGGTCACGCCGTTCGGCGCCGACGGCTCTCTCGACACCGCGGCAGCGGCGCGACTGGCCAATCACCTGGTGGGCGCGGGCTGCGACGGCCTGGTGGTCTCCGGAACCACCGGAGAGTCGCCGACCACCACCGACGACGAGAAGCGCGAGCTGCTGCGCGTCGTCCTGGAGGCGGTGGGCGACCGTGCCCGCGTCATCGCCGGTGCGGGTACCTACGACACTGCGCACAGCGTCCGCCTGGCCAAGGCGTGCGAGGCCGAGGGCGCGCACGGGCTCCTGGTCGTCACGCCGTACTACTCGAAGCCCCCGCAGTCCGGGCTGATCGCCCATTTCACCGCCGTCGCCGACGCGACCGCGCTGCCCGTCCTGCTCTACGACATCCCGCCACGCTCGGTCGTACCGATCCAGACCGAGACCATCCGCACGCTCGCAGAACACCCGAACATCGTCGGCATCAAAGACGCCAAGGGCGACCTGCACAGCGGCGGCCAGGTGATGGCCGAAACCGGCCTGGCCTACTACTCCGGCGACGACGCGCTGAACCTGCCGTGGCTGGCGATGGGCGCGACGGGCTTCATCAGCGTCATCTCCCACCTGGCCGCGGCCCAGCTCCGGGAGTTGTTGTCCGCCTTCGGTTCCGGCGACATGGCCACCGCACGCAAAATCAACGGCAATCTCGCTCCGCTGTGCAACGCGATGGCGCGCCTGGGCGGCGTGACCCTGTCCAAGGCCGGCCTGTTGTTACAGGGCATCGACGTGGGTGCCCCCCGGCTGCCGCAAATGCCCGCAACCGCCGGGCAACTCGACGAGCTGGCCGCCGACATGCGCGCGGCCTCGGTGCTCCGGTGA
- the thyX gene encoding FAD-dependent thymidylate synthase, with translation MAQIAPLRVQLIARTEFVAPPDVPWSTDADGGPALVEFAGRACYQSWSKPNPRTATNAGYIKHIIDVGHFSVLEHASVSFYITGISRSCTHELIRHRHFSYSQLSQRYVPEDTSRVVMPPGMEDDPELRQMLADAADASRATYVELLAKLEAKFADQPSAVLRRKQARQAARAVLPNATETRIVVTGNYRAWRHFVAMRASEHADVEIRRLAIECLRQLAAVAPAVFADFEISALADGTEVATSPLATEA, from the coding sequence GTGGCACAGATCGCGCCGCTACGCGTGCAACTGATCGCCAGGACCGAGTTCGTGGCGCCGCCGGACGTGCCGTGGAGCACCGACGCCGACGGCGGCCCGGCGCTGGTCGAGTTCGCCGGCCGGGCCTGCTATCAAAGCTGGTCGAAGCCCAACCCCCGGACCGCGACCAACGCCGGCTACATCAAGCACATCATCGACGTCGGGCATTTCTCGGTGCTCGAGCACGCAAGCGTGTCGTTCTACATCACCGGCATCTCGCGGTCGTGCACGCATGAGCTGATCCGCCACCGGCACTTCTCCTACTCGCAGCTGTCGCAGCGCTACGTCCCCGAGGACACCTCGCGGGTGGTCATGCCGCCCGGGATGGAGGACGATCCCGAACTGCGCCAGATGCTGGCCGACGCAGCCGACGCCAGCCGCGCCACCTACGTCGAGCTGCTGGCCAAGCTGGAGGCCAAGTTCGCCGACCAGCCGAGCGCCGTCCTGCGCCGCAAGCAGGCCCGCCAGGCGGCTCGCGCCGTGCTGCCCAACGCGACCGAGACCCGGATCGTGGTCACCGGCAACTACCGGGCGTGGCGGCATTTCGTCGCGATGCGCGCCAGCGAGCACGCCGACGTGGAGATCCGGCGGCTGGCCATCGAATGCCTGCGCCAGCTCGCCGCGGTGGCGCCCGCCGTGTTCGCCGATTTCGAGATCTCGGCCCTCGCCGACGGCACGGAGGTCGCCACGAGCCCGCTGGCCACCGAGGCCTGA
- a CDS encoding winged helix-turn-helix domain-containing protein, whose protein sequence is MRNRRLTVAQARRIAVAAQGFTDPRPGRDITAAHLKRLISRIQVLQLDSVSVAVRAHYAPVFSRLGPYDRDVLDRAAWGPRRARLLVEYWAHEAALMSVDDWPLLRWRMREYRHGRWGTHIVQANPQLADDVVDAVAALGPSTAGQIEAHLAQTPRRRKGAWWNRSDTKWVAEALFASGVLTTATRVGFARHYDLVERVLPPRVLARQVDDGEAVRELVLRAATALGVGAEADIRDYFRLSARQVKPAIAELVAGGEIEPVEVDGWQAPAYLRAGRTVPRLDRGTALLCPFDPLIFFRPRVERLFGFHYRVEIYVPAARRRYGYYVWPLLLDGQLVARVDLKADRAAGTLRVVGAFSEAGQPRARVAAALAGELESMASWLGLSGISVSSRGDLAGELRRR, encoded by the coding sequence ATCCGCAACCGCAGGCTGACCGTTGCCCAGGCGCGGCGGATAGCCGTTGCGGCCCAAGGTTTTACCGACCCGCGTCCCGGCCGCGACATCACGGCCGCGCACCTGAAGCGGCTGATCTCGAGAATCCAAGTCCTGCAACTCGATTCGGTGTCGGTGGCGGTGCGCGCGCACTACGCCCCGGTGTTCAGCAGGCTCGGCCCCTACGACCGCGACGTGCTGGACCGCGCCGCGTGGGGTCCGCGCCGGGCGCGGCTGCTGGTCGAGTACTGGGCGCACGAGGCCGCACTGATGTCCGTCGACGACTGGCCGCTGCTGCGCTGGCGGATGCGCGAATACCGCCACGGCCGCTGGGGCACCCACATCGTCCAGGCCAATCCGCAGCTCGCCGACGACGTCGTCGACGCCGTCGCGGCGCTCGGGCCCAGCACGGCCGGGCAGATCGAGGCCCATCTGGCGCAAACGCCGCGGCGCAGAAAGGGAGCCTGGTGGAATCGCAGCGACACCAAATGGGTCGCCGAGGCGCTGTTCGCCTCAGGCGTGCTGACCACCGCCACCCGGGTGGGCTTCGCCCGCCACTATGACCTGGTGGAGCGGGTGCTGCCGCCGCGCGTGCTGGCTCGTCAGGTCGACGACGGCGAGGCCGTGCGCGAGCTGGTGCTGCGGGCCGCCACGGCGCTGGGCGTGGGCGCCGAGGCCGACATCCGCGACTACTTCCGGCTGTCGGCTCGGCAGGTCAAGCCGGCCATCGCCGAGCTGGTGGCCGGCGGCGAGATCGAGCCGGTGGAGGTCGACGGCTGGCAAGCGCCGGCGTACCTGCGGGCCGGCCGGACGGTGCCGCGCCTGGACCGCGGCACGGCGCTGCTGTGCCCGTTCGACCCACTGATCTTCTTCCGGCCCCGGGTCGAGCGGCTGTTCGGCTTTCACTACCGCGTCGAAATCTACGTGCCCGCCGCCCGGCGCCGCTACGGCTACTACGTGTGGCCGCTGCTGCTCGACGGGCAACTGGTGGCGCGGGTCGATCTGAAGGCCGACCGGGCGGCGGGCACCCTGCGCGTCGTGGGCGCGTTCAGCGAGGCCGGCCAGCCGCGGGCACGTGTCGCCGCGGCGCTGGCCGGCGAATTGGAGTCCATGGCGTCCTGGCTGGGTCTGAGCGGGATCAGCGTGTCGAGCCGGGGCGACTTGGCCGGTGAGCTGCGCCGCCGATGA
- a CDS encoding DivIVA domain-containing protein — MITEPAKKFSRKLAGYDPAAVDAHIEVLTTKQKLLVDDVESLRARLHASGEEAAALRKEVAVLTDTSPSPHAVQQRMAKMLRRAVDEIAEMQAEARSEAEALIAAAEAEVRATERQRDELLADMAARREAMETEYREAKDQLEAELAGLRADAHQAREQLLAEAKQRAEHDREEARQAVEEASRQRIRILEQLMGVYRDLESVPHALDAAYHEQKNPSDANAVARTG; from the coding sequence ATGATCACCGAGCCTGCAAAGAAGTTCTCGCGCAAGCTCGCCGGCTACGACCCGGCCGCCGTCGACGCCCACATCGAGGTGCTGACCACCAAGCAGAAGTTGCTGGTCGACGACGTGGAGAGTCTGAGGGCGCGGTTGCATGCGTCCGGTGAGGAGGCGGCCGCGCTGCGCAAAGAGGTCGCCGTGCTGACCGACACCTCCCCGTCGCCGCACGCGGTGCAGCAACGCATGGCGAAGATGCTCAGGCGTGCGGTCGACGAGATCGCCGAGATGCAGGCAGAGGCCCGGTCGGAGGCAGAGGCGCTGATCGCCGCGGCCGAGGCGGAGGTGCGGGCCACGGAGCGACAGCGCGACGAGCTGCTGGCCGACATGGCGGCCCGGCGAGAAGCCATGGAAACCGAATATCGGGAGGCCAAGGACCAGCTCGAAGCCGAGCTGGCCGGCCTGCGCGCCGACGCCCATCAGGCGCGCGAGCAGCTGCTGGCCGAGGCGAAGCAAAGGGCCGAGCACGATCGCGAGGAGGCCCGGCAAGCCGTCGAAGAGGCGAGCCGGCAGCGGATCAGGATCCTCGAGCAACTCATGGGCGTGTACCGCGACCTGGAATCGGTCCCGCACGCTCTCGATGCGGCCTACCACGAACAAAAGAATCCATCGGACGCGAACGCCGTGGCGCGAACGGGGTAG
- a CDS encoding dihydrofolate reductase, which translates to MTPKMQVGLVWAQSTSGVIGRGGDIPWRVPEDLARFKEVTMGHTVVMGRLTWESLPVRVRPLPGRKNIVMSRQAGFTADGAEVVGRIEDALVDPLTWVIGGAQIYLLALPHATRCEVTEVDIDLRRDDDDAVAPMLDDAWVGEAGDWCVSRSGLRYRFHSYSRP; encoded by the coding sequence ATGACGCCGAAAATGCAGGTGGGCCTGGTGTGGGCCCAGTCGACCTCTGGTGTCATCGGCCGGGGCGGTGACATCCCCTGGCGCGTGCCCGAAGACCTGGCCCGCTTCAAAGAGGTGACCATGGGTCACACCGTGGTGATGGGCCGGCTGACCTGGGAGTCGTTGCCCGTCAGGGTCCGTCCGCTGCCGGGTCGCAAAAACATCGTCATGTCCCGGCAGGCCGGATTCACCGCCGACGGGGCCGAGGTGGTCGGTCGCATCGAGGACGCCCTTGTCGACCCGCTGACGTGGGTGATCGGCGGAGCGCAGATCTACCTGCTCGCGCTGCCGCACGCGACGCGGTGCGAGGTGACCGAGGTCGACATCGACCTGCGGCGCGACGACGACGACGCGGTGGCCCCGATGCTCGACGACGCATGGGTGGGCGAGGCCGGGGACTGGTGCGTGAGCCGCTCCGGGCTGCGGTACCGGTTTCACAGCTACTCTCGGCCGTAG
- a CDS encoding thymidylate synthase has protein sequence MPIPTPYEDLLRLVLERGAVKSDRTGTGTRSLFGQQLRYDLSAGFPLVTTKKVHLKSIVYELLWFLRGDSNVGWLREHGVTIWDEWASSTGDLGPIYGVQWRSWPTPSGEHVDQISAAVDLLRNDPDSRRIIVSAWNVGEIPRMALPPCHAFFQFYVADGRLSCQLYQRSADLFLGVPFNIASYALLTHMMAAQAGLEVGEFVWTGGDCHIYDNHVEQVRLQLGREPRPYPELVLAQRDSIFDYTYDDVVVKNYDPHPAIKAPVAV, from the coding sequence GTGCCGATCCCGACGCCCTACGAGGACCTGCTGCGCCTGGTGCTCGAGCGGGGCGCGGTGAAATCGGACCGCACCGGCACCGGGACCCGCAGCCTGTTCGGCCAGCAGTTGCGTTACGACCTGTCGGCCGGCTTCCCCTTGGTCACCACCAAGAAGGTCCATCTGAAGTCGATCGTCTACGAGTTGCTGTGGTTCCTGCGCGGTGATTCCAACGTCGGCTGGCTGCGGGAGCACGGCGTCACCATCTGGGACGAGTGGGCCAGCAGCACAGGCGATCTCGGGCCCATCTACGGCGTGCAATGGCGGTCCTGGCCCACGCCGTCGGGCGAGCACGTCGACCAGATCAGCGCCGCGGTGGACTTGCTGCGCAACGATCCCGACTCGCGGCGCATCATCGTCTCGGCCTGGAACGTCGGCGAGATCCCGCGGATGGCGTTGCCGCCGTGCCACGCCTTCTTCCAGTTCTACGTGGCCGACGGGAGATTGAGCTGCCAGCTCTACCAGCGCAGCGCCGACCTGTTCCTCGGGGTGCCGTTCAACATCGCCAGCTACGCGCTGCTCACCCACATGATGGCCGCGCAGGCCGGGCTGGAGGTCGGCGAGTTCGTGTGGACGGGCGGCGACTGCCACATCTATGACAACCACGTCGAGCAGGTGCGCCTGCAGCTGGGGCGTGAGCCACGTCCCTATCCTGAACTCGTTCTGGCACAGCGTGATTCGATTTTCGACTACACCTACGACGACGTCGTCGTGAAGAATTACGATCCGCACCCGGCGATCAAGGCCCCCGTCGCGGTATGA
- a CDS encoding dienelactone hydrolase family protein, giving the protein MPKITDSVTTADGSCPVSLFTPDGPGPWPGVVMFPDAGGVRDTFDQMAAKLAGYGYAVLLPDVYYRSGDWAPFDMATVFSDEQERKRLFSMIGGITADKITTDAGAFFDFLAARPEVSGERFGACGYCMGGRTSLVVAGRLPERVAAAASFHGGGLVTDAADSPHLLADRMRATIYVGGARNDASFTAEHAEQLDKALTAAGVAHTIEWYAAGHGFAVPDNPPYDPAAAERHWQAMTEVFGSALTG; this is encoded by the coding sequence ATGCCGAAGATCACCGACAGCGTCACCACCGCCGACGGCAGCTGCCCCGTCAGCCTGTTCACCCCCGACGGTCCCGGCCCCTGGCCCGGAGTCGTCATGTTCCCGGACGCCGGCGGGGTGCGCGACACCTTCGACCAGATGGCCGCGAAGCTGGCCGGATACGGTTACGCGGTGCTGCTGCCGGACGTCTATTACCGCAGCGGCGATTGGGCGCCGTTCGACATGGCGACCGTGTTCTCCGACGAGCAGGAGCGCAAGCGCCTCTTCTCCATGATCGGCGGCATCACCGCCGACAAGATCACGACCGACGCCGGCGCCTTCTTCGATTTCCTGGCGGCGCGCCCGGAGGTATCCGGGGAGCGATTCGGCGCCTGCGGCTACTGCATGGGTGGGCGGACCTCGCTGGTGGTGGCCGGCCGGTTGCCGGAGCGCGTCGCCGCGGCGGCGTCGTTCCACGGTGGCGGCCTGGTCACCGACGCCGCGGACAGCCCGCACCTGCTGGCCGACCGGATGCGCGCCACGATCTACGTGGGAGGCGCGCGAAACGACGCGTCGTTCACCGCCGAGCACGCCGAGCAGCTGGACAAAGCGCTGACGGCGGCCGGCGTCGCCCACACCATCGAGTGGTACGCGGCCGGCCACGGCTTCGCCGTGCCGGACAACCCGCCCTATGACCCCGCGGCCGCCGAGCGGCATTGGCAGGCGATGACCGAGGTTTTCGGCTCGGCGTTGACGGGTTGA
- a CDS encoding PAS domain S-box protein, producing MTESTSGKRRRVERRRPTPPDQLPIDALQQMPALVVLERLPAPALAVDRAGMILFANRSFCDMLGYLPAELASMKFDELLRRRTVGKRRVALNGTDIERLVELKHSDGHALRVSMSRSAMHRRDDLVALVTFHDRTEEFWVDPKKKGD from the coding sequence GTGACCGAGTCCACCTCCGGCAAGAGGCGACGCGTCGAGCGGCGCCGTCCGACGCCGCCCGACCAGCTGCCCATCGACGCCCTGCAGCAAATGCCCGCCCTGGTCGTCCTGGAGCGCCTGCCGGCGCCGGCCCTCGCGGTCGACCGGGCCGGGATGATCTTGTTCGCCAATCGCTCGTTCTGCGACATGCTGGGGTATCTGCCGGCCGAGCTGGCTTCCATGAAGTTCGACGAGCTTCTGCGCCGGCGGACGGTGGGCAAGCGCAGGGTGGCCCTGAACGGAACCGACATCGAGCGACTCGTCGAACTCAAGCACAGCGACGGCCACGCGCTGCGGGTCAGCATGAGCAGGTCTGCCATGCACCGCCGGGATGACTTGGTTGCGCTGGTCACCTTCCACGACCGCACCGAGGAGTTCTGGGTGGACCCGAAGAAGAAGGGCGACTGA
- a CDS encoding SDR family oxidoreductase yields MTSQDLTGRTAIITGASRGIGLAIAQQLAAAGADVVLTARKQEAAEEAAAQVGPRALGVGAHAVDEDAARRCVDVTLERFGRIDILVNNAGTNPAFGPLIDQDHARFAKIFDVNLWAPLMWTSLAVKAGMGEHRGSVVNTASIGGLHQSPGMGMYNATKAALIHVTKQLALELSPRVRVNAICPGVVRTKLAEALWKDNEDPLSSSIALGRIGEPVDVAAAVAFLVSDAASWITGETMVIDGGLLLGAAQGFRAHPTGG; encoded by the coding sequence ATGACTTCACAGGATCTGACCGGCCGCACAGCGATCATCACCGGCGCCTCGCGCGGGATCGGCCTGGCGATCGCCCAGCAGCTCGCCGCCGCCGGCGCCGACGTGGTGCTCACCGCCCGCAAGCAGGAGGCCGCCGAGGAGGCCGCCGCGCAGGTCGGTCCCCGGGCGCTCGGCGTCGGAGCCCACGCGGTCGACGAGGACGCCGCGCGGCGCTGCGTCGACGTGACGCTGGAGCGGTTCGGCCGCATCGACATCCTGGTCAACAATGCCGGGACCAACCCCGCGTTCGGTCCGCTGATCGATCAGGATCATGCCCGCTTCGCCAAGATCTTCGACGTCAACCTGTGGGCTCCGCTGATGTGGACGTCGCTCGCCGTCAAGGCCGGGATGGGTGAACACCGCGGTTCGGTGGTCAACACCGCGTCCATCGGGGGCCTGCACCAGTCGCCGGGGATGGGCATGTACAACGCCACCAAGGCGGCCCTGATCCACGTGACCAAGCAACTGGCGCTGGAACTTTCACCACGTGTGCGGGTCAACGCCATCTGCCCGGGCGTGGTGCGCACCAAGCTCGCGGAGGCGCTGTGGAAGGACAACGAGGACCCGCTGTCGTCGTCGATAGCGCTGGGACGCATCGGTGAGCCCGTCGACGTGGCCGCCGCGGTCGCCTTCCTGGTCTCTGACGCGGCGAGCTGGATCACCGGGGAGACGATGGTCATCGACGGCGGGCTGCTGCTCGGCGCAGCGCAGGGTTTCCGCGCGCACCCGACCGGCGGCTAG
- a CDS encoding PE-PGRS family protein, producing the protein MKSVVAAGAAAAAIVVAPTAVADFLAAAPASTAAPAHVVVKDDPGGGGCDANGNCGSGGQFSGPGGGPGGQGCVPGVGCGSGGQNAGPGGIPGGAGCLPGVGCGSGHA; encoded by the coding sequence GTGAAGAGCGTGGTCGCCGCCGGGGCTGCGGCCGCCGCGATCGTCGTCGCGCCCACGGCGGTGGCTGACTTTCTCGCTGCCGCCCCGGCAAGCACGGCGGCACCGGCGCACGTCGTCGTCAAAGACGACCCGGGCGGCGGAGGCTGTGACGCCAATGGCAACTGTGGCTCGGGCGGGCAGTTCAGCGGGCCCGGCGGTGGCCCGGGCGGCCAGGGCTGCGTGCCCGGGGTGGGTTGTGGCTCAGGCGGCCAGAACGCGGGGCCCGGCGGCATCCCGGGCGGAGCCGGCTGCCTGCCGGGTGTGGGCTGCGGCTCGGGTCACGCCTGA